The stretch of DNA TCGCCACCTGCTTCAGGTGCGCCGAGGCGGCGATCGTCAGGAACGAACTGCGCCGCTACATCCACGAGAACTCCGACCTTCCGGTCGTCTCCTACTCCTTCACCGAACGCACGACGGCCGGGACGCTGCTCACCAGGATGGAGGCTCTGACCACGATCGCCCGCCGCCGCGCTCTTCTCGCCCGCGAGACGCAGGAGGGGATCACGATGGGGATCGACTCGGGGTCATCGACGACGAAGGCGGTCGTGATGAAGGACAACGAGATCGTCGGCACCGGCTGGCTCCCGACGACCGAGGTGGTCAGGAGTGCGGAGGGCGTCGTCGAACTCGCCCTGCAGGAGGCCGGCCTCTCGATCGGGGATATCGAGGCGATCGGGACGACCGGATACGGCCGGTACCTGATCGGCAAACATTTCAACGCCCAGCTCGTGCAGGAAGAGTTGACCGTCAACTCGAAGGGCGCCGTCTATCTTGCCGGCGCTCAGCACGGCCCGGCGACGGTGATCGACATCGGCGGCATGGACAACAAGGCGATCTCGGTCCAGGACGGCATCCCGGGCACCTTCACGATGGGCGGGATCTGCGCCGGCGCCTCAGGGCGGTTCCTCGAGATGACTGCAAAGCGCCTGGGCATCGACATCACCGAGCTCGGCCCCATTGCGATGAAAGGGATGGGCGACCGGGTGCCGATGAACTCGTACTGCATCGTTTTCGGGACGCAGAGCCTGGTCAACGCCCTGGCCGCCGGGAGCACCCGCGAGGACGTCGCCGCCGCCGCCTGCCACTCGGTCGCCGAACAGGTCTTCGAGCAGCAGCTCCAGGAAGTGGACATCAAGGAGCCGGTGATCATGGTCGGCGGCACCTCGCTGATCCAGGGGCTGGTGTACGCCATGGGGCAACTCCTCCAGACCGAGATCGTGGTCCCGCACCAC from Methanofollis liminatans DSM 4140 encodes:
- a CDS encoding methanogenesis marker 15 protein, which codes for MTEKVRIAQLSCGPEYSGVQKEIDEAAAMVDAEIFFPDIMLADVRKGFEEFGLDVRSPDLKLAIARARALVDGRIDADAVFIATCFRCAEAAIVRNELRRYIHENSDLPVVSYSFTERTTAGTLLTRMEALTTIARRRALLARETQEGITMGIDSGSSTTKAVVMKDNEIVGTGWLPTTEVVRSAEGVVELALQEAGLSIGDIEAIGTTGYGRYLIGKHFNAQLVQEELTVNSKGAVYLAGAQHGPATVIDIGGMDNKAISVQDGIPGTFTMGGICAGASGRFLEMTAKRLGIDITELGPIAMKGMGDRVPMNSYCIVFGTQSLVNALAAGSTREDVAAAACHSVAEQVFEQQLQEVDIKEPVIMVGGTSLIQGLVYAMGQLLQTEIVVPHHSQYIGAVGSALLASGFVRGE